From the genome of Pantoea alfalfae, one region includes:
- a CDS encoding DsbE family thiol:disulfide interchange protein produces MNKKILFIPLMLFLLLAAALLWQLTRNADGDDPTRLESALIGKPVPLFRLEALDQPGKTYDQRVLTDGKPILLNVWATWCPTCRAEHHYLNTLAEQGIRVVGLNYKDDRQKAVNWLNTLGNPYALSLYDGNGMLGLDLGVYGAPETFLIDGKGIIRYRHAGDLNARVWEQEVKPLWIKYSAEAGS; encoded by the coding sequence ATGAACAAGAAAATCCTGTTTATTCCCCTGATGCTGTTTCTGCTGCTGGCGGCCGCGCTGCTGTGGCAGCTGACGCGTAATGCCGATGGTGACGATCCGACCCGTCTTGAATCGGCTCTGATTGGCAAACCGGTGCCGCTGTTCCGGCTGGAAGCACTGGATCAGCCGGGCAAAACGTACGATCAGCGCGTGCTGACAGATGGTAAACCGATATTGCTGAACGTCTGGGCGACCTGGTGTCCGACCTGCCGCGCTGAGCATCACTATCTGAATACGCTGGCGGAGCAGGGCATTCGCGTCGTCGGGTTGAACTATAAAGACGATCGTCAGAAGGCGGTTAACTGGCTGAATACGCTGGGCAATCCCTATGCGCTAAGTCTCTACGACGGCAACGGCATGCTGGGGCTGGATCTCGGCGTCTATGGCGCGCCGGAGACCTTCCTGATCGACGGTAAAGGGATCATCCGTTATCGCCACGCGGGCGATCTCAATGCGCGCGTCTGGGAGCAGGAAGTGAAACCCTTGTGGATAAAATACAGTGCGGAGGCGGGATCATGA
- a CDS encoding cytochrome c-type biogenesis protein, translated as MKMLFLLCGLLFSINLWASIDTLQFDSEAQEEQYRDLTASLRCPKCQNNSIADSNAMIAADMRLKVYQLMKQGQSRQQIIDYMVARYGNFVSYSPPVTPSTLILWAGPALFVLLGGAVIILRSRQRKTRSELDEDEQQRLNALLKSDRKP; from the coding sequence ATGAAAATGCTGTTTCTGCTCTGCGGCCTGCTGTTCAGCATCAACCTGTGGGCAAGCATCGACACGCTGCAATTTGACTCGGAGGCTCAGGAAGAGCAATACCGCGATCTGACCGCGTCACTGCGCTGTCCGAAATGCCAGAATAACAGCATTGCCGACTCGAACGCGATGATTGCCGCCGACATGCGACTGAAAGTCTATCAATTGATGAAGCAGGGCCAGAGTCGCCAGCAGATTATCGACTACATGGTGGCGCGTTACGGCAACTTCGTCAGCTATTCGCCACCGGTCACGCCTTCTACCCTGATTCTGTGGGCGGGTCCCGCGCTGTTTGTGCTACTGGGTGGCGCCGTGATCATTCTGCGCAGTCGTCAGCGCAAAACCCGCAGTGAGCTGGATGAAGATGAGCAACAGCGTCTTAATGCGCTACTGAAGTCAGACAGGAAGCCGTAA
- the ccmI gene encoding c-type cytochrome biogenesis protein CcmI — protein MSAFWITLFLLLLAACTLFLAAGWRQRQASAGDRDRLNQRFYHQRIDELAQDEAQGVVAERPLMERELQQALLADIPPAQTLRSHSSRRWILLPGLIVLVAVSLGTYLKTGGLAQYTGWMQVQQAYPELRARLMDPGAKSLSMEELARLQLGLRTALQTEPDNLADWTMLGRLGMVLNNAEIASQAFEHALQLAPNDLALKQDYAEVLTRSADPQDNRQASLLLQSLLKADPQNLRTLSLLAYNAYGQQQYDQAIDAWQTLLGLLPAGDSRHAMIARSIEKARSDAGQQSRQLALTVTLTPEAEKMLPQDGVLYISVSDGDSPVPVAVKRMPLSHFPLTLTLDDSNAMMPNRLLSAQHQVEVRVRISRDGSANPQPGDWLGLSAVTPWDGHQPIAVEINKQLP, from the coding sequence ATGAGTGCATTCTGGATTACCCTTTTTTTGTTGCTACTGGCAGCCTGCACGCTGTTTCTGGCGGCAGGCTGGCGGCAACGTCAGGCGAGCGCCGGCGATCGCGATCGCCTTAATCAGCGTTTCTATCATCAGCGTATAGATGAGCTGGCGCAGGATGAAGCGCAGGGCGTCGTTGCTGAGCGTCCGCTAATGGAGCGGGAGCTACAGCAGGCACTCCTGGCGGATATTCCGCCAGCACAGACGCTGCGGTCACACAGCAGCCGCCGCTGGATTCTGCTGCCAGGTTTGATCGTACTGGTTGCGGTTTCGCTGGGGACTTATCTGAAAACCGGCGGACTGGCACAATACACCGGCTGGATGCAGGTGCAGCAGGCGTATCCTGAGCTGCGCGCCCGTCTGATGGACCCCGGCGCAAAATCGCTAAGCATGGAGGAGCTGGCGCGTTTACAGCTCGGATTGCGTACCGCGTTGCAAACTGAACCGGATAATCTGGCCGACTGGACAATGCTGGGACGGCTCGGCATGGTGCTGAATAATGCGGAGATTGCCAGCCAGGCCTTTGAGCATGCACTACAGCTGGCCCCCAACGATCTGGCGCTGAAGCAGGATTATGCAGAGGTGCTGACAAGATCCGCCGATCCGCAGGATAACCGTCAGGCATCACTGCTGCTGCAATCGTTGCTTAAAGCTGATCCGCAAAACCTGCGGACGCTGAGCCTGCTGGCGTATAACGCTTACGGTCAGCAACAGTATGATCAGGCTATTGATGCATGGCAGACTCTGCTGGGTCTGTTGCCTGCCGGTGATTCGCGACACGCGATGATCGCCCGCAGCATTGAAAAGGCCCGAAGCGACGCCGGGCAGCAGAGTCGTCAGCTGGCGCTGACAGTGACGCTGACCCCAGAGGCAGAAAAAATGTTACCGCAGGACGGAGTGTTGTATATTTCGGTTTCTGACGGGGATTCACCGGTACCGGTGGCGGTTAAGCGTATGCCACTCAGCCACTTCCCGCTGACGCTGACGCTGGATGACAGCAATGCCATGATGCCGAATCGCCTGCTTTCGGCGCAGCATCAGGTTGAGGTCCGGGTGCGGATTTCCCGCGATGGCAGCGCCAATCCGCAGCCAGGCGACTGGCTGGGTCTGAGCGCGGTGACGCCCTGGGATGGGCATCAGCCGATCGCGGTGGAGATCAATAAGCAGCTACCCTGA
- the mlaA gene encoding phospholipid-binding lipoprotein MlaA: protein MNYRLTSLAVASVLLVGCASSKPANSDPAQRSDPFEGFNRTMFNFNYNVLDPYVLRPVAVAWRDYVPVPARTGLSNFLGNLEEPASMVNAILVGNGRDAGIHFTRFFLNSVLGLGGFIDVAGKANPELAREEPHRFGTTLGHYGVGYGPYVELPAYGSFTVRQDGGDYVDTLYPILGWLTWPMSIGKWTLEGIETRAQLLDSDAILKQQSDPYAFIRNAYFQRHDFLARGGKLKPEDNPNAAAIQDDLKDIDAE, encoded by the coding sequence ATGAATTATCGCCTGACCAGCCTGGCTGTCGCCAGCGTCCTTCTGGTGGGTTGTGCCAGTTCAAAGCCGGCGAATAGCGATCCTGCGCAGCGCAGCGATCCATTTGAAGGCTTTAACCGCACGATGTTTAACTTTAACTACAACGTGCTGGATCCGTACGTGCTTCGTCCGGTCGCTGTGGCCTGGCGTGATTATGTGCCGGTCCCGGCACGTACCGGGCTGAGCAATTTCCTCGGCAACCTGGAAGAGCCAGCCAGTATGGTCAACGCCATTCTGGTCGGTAACGGACGTGATGCGGGTATTCACTTTACCCGTTTCTTCCTGAACAGCGTGCTGGGACTGGGCGGTTTCATTGACGTTGCCGGCAAGGCGAACCCGGAACTGGCGCGTGAAGAGCCGCACCGTTTCGGTACCACGCTTGGTCACTATGGCGTCGGCTACGGGCCTTATGTTGAGCTGCCTGCTTACGGCAGCTTCACGGTGCGTCAGGATGGCGGCGACTACGTTGATACGCTTTATCCGATCCTCGGCTGGCTGACCTGGCCAATGTCGATTGGTAAATGGACGCTTGAAGGGATTGAGACCCGCGCGCAGCTGCTGGACTCTGATGCAATCCTGAAACAGCAGAGCGATCCGTACGCCTTTATCCGTAACGCGTACTTCCAGCGTCACGACTTCCTGGCACGTGGCGGCAAGCTCAAGCCGGAAGATAATCCTAACGCAGCCGCGATTCAGGATGACCTGAAGGATATTGACGCCGAGTAA
- the fadL gene encoding long-chain fatty acid transporter FadL — MNHKNLFAKSAVAAAVALVSSHVYAAGFQLNEFSTIGLGRAYSGEGAMGDTAASASRNPATMALMDRPEFSLGAVYIAPDVNISGRSPSGRSLDANNIAPNQWVPNIHYVQPINDQWWIGASATSNYGLATEFNNGYTAGGYGGKTDLVTGNFNLSTAYRLNEHFSFGVGFDAVYAKAKIERYAGESGARLGVPADTQVAHLKGDEWGYGWNAGVLYEVDENNRFGFTYRSEVKVDFDGDYKSSLSSRLNAVNNPEVSGVPFGTNGTTVPGALTLNLPEMWEVSGWHKVAPQWAVHYSMAYTSWSQFQELKATGSNGQTLFYKDESFHDAYRIALGTTYSYDKNWTFRTGIAFDDSPVPADKRSISIPDQDRLWLSAGTSYAFNDDASVDLGISYMHGQKVTVKEGPYTFTSEGKAWLYGANFNYKF; from the coding sequence ATGAACCATAAAAACCTGTTTGCAAAGTCAGCCGTGGCGGCTGCAGTGGCGCTTGTCTCTTCACACGTTTACGCAGCTGGGTTTCAGTTAAATGAGTTTTCTACGATTGGTTTAGGTCGCGCATATTCAGGCGAAGGGGCAATGGGCGATACGGCGGCATCAGCCAGCCGTAACCCGGCGACGATGGCATTAATGGATCGTCCGGAATTTTCACTCGGTGCGGTCTATATTGCGCCAGATGTCAATATTAGTGGTCGCAGTCCCAGCGGACGCAGCCTGGATGCTAATAATATTGCCCCGAATCAGTGGGTTCCCAATATTCATTATGTCCAGCCCATCAACGATCAGTGGTGGATCGGCGCGTCTGCAACCTCTAACTATGGCTTAGCAACAGAGTTTAATAATGGCTACACCGCGGGGGGTTACGGCGGTAAAACCGATCTGGTGACTGGCAATTTTAATCTCAGCACCGCGTACCGTTTAAATGAACATTTTAGTTTTGGCGTCGGTTTTGATGCGGTTTATGCCAAAGCCAAAATTGAACGCTATGCCGGTGAGTCAGGCGCAAGACTGGGCGTTCCGGCTGATACGCAGGTTGCCCATCTGAAAGGCGATGAGTGGGGATATGGCTGGAACGCCGGTGTCCTGTATGAAGTGGATGAGAATAACCGCTTCGGCTTTACCTATCGTTCAGAAGTGAAAGTCGACTTCGATGGCGATTACAAAAGCAGCCTCTCTTCCCGACTGAATGCAGTGAATAATCCGGAAGTGTCAGGTGTGCCGTTTGGCACCAATGGTACCACCGTTCCTGGCGCGTTAACCCTGAATCTGCCAGAGATGTGGGAAGTATCGGGCTGGCATAAAGTGGCACCGCAGTGGGCGGTTCACTACAGCATGGCGTACACCAGCTGGAGCCAGTTCCAGGAGCTGAAAGCCACTGGCTCTAACGGCCAGACGCTGTTCTATAAAGATGAAAGCTTCCACGATGCCTACCGCATTGCACTGGGCACAACCTATTCCTACGACAAGAACTGGACGTTCCGCACCGGTATTGCGTTTGATGACAGCCCGGTTCCGGCCGATAAGCGCTCTATCTCTATTCCGGACCAGGATCGTTTATGGCTGAGTGCGGGTACGTCTTATGCCTTTAACGATGATGCCTCGGTTGATTTAGGCATCTCTTATATGCACGGACAGAAAGTGACGGTGAAAGAAGGGCCTTATACCTTTACCTCTGAAGGTAAAGCCTGGCTCTACGGTGCGAACTTTAATTACAAGTTCTGA
- a CDS encoding YfcZ/YiiS family protein, translating into MTDAIKKCSATETAACCCVDVGTVMDNTDCTASWSEWFAQRADAEAKLALLTERAREVESEPCVIESRFSEVNQGVQLDIDFTFSCQAETMIFQLGLR; encoded by the coding sequence ATGACTGATGCCATTAAAAAATGCAGTGCGACCGAAACAGCAGCCTGTTGTTGTGTTGATGTGGGCACGGTAATGGATAATACCGATTGCACCGCCAGCTGGTCGGAGTGGTTTGCTCAGCGTGCCGATGCGGAAGCCAAATTAGCTCTCCTCACCGAACGTGCACGTGAAGTTGAATCGGAACCCTGTGTGATTGAGTCACGCTTCAGTGAGGTGAATCAGGGTGTGCAGCTGGATATCGATTTTACTTTCAGCTGCCAGGCTGAAACGATGATTTTTCAGCTCGGTTTGCGTTAA
- the fadI gene encoding acetyl-CoA C-acyltransferase FadI encodes MSKAQPLLTRDGERIAITHGLRTPFLRQATGFHGIPAIELGRMVVSELMARSELPAEVIEQLVFGQVVQMPEAPNIAREIVLSSGLSVHTDAYSVSRACATSFQAVANVAESLLAGTISAGIAGGADSSSVLPIGVSKTLARALVDLNKARSFGQKLHILRRLRPRDLLPVPPAVAEYSTGLRMGDTAEQMAKRHGITREAQDALALRSHQHAARAWQSGVLNQEVMAAFVPPWKSAIDQDNNVRMNAKAEDYARLRPAFDRQHGSVTAANSTPLTDGAAAVILMREGRARELGIRPLGYLRSYAFTAIGVQQDMLLGPAYASPLALDRAGITLADLTLIDMHEAFAAQMLSNLHMFRDERFAREVLNRPHALGEVNEERFNVLGGSIAYGHPFAATGARMITQTLNELRRRGGGLGLVTACAAGGLGAAMILEAE; translated from the coding sequence ATGAGCAAAGCGCAGCCGCTGCTGACGCGTGATGGTGAACGCATCGCAATAACCCACGGATTACGCACCCCTTTCTTACGCCAGGCGACCGGCTTCCATGGCATTCCCGCCATTGAGCTGGGACGTATGGTGGTCAGCGAATTAATGGCGCGCAGTGAACTGCCGGCTGAGGTGATCGAGCAACTGGTCTTTGGGCAGGTGGTGCAGATGCCGGAAGCGCCGAACATTGCGCGTGAAATTGTATTAAGCAGCGGGCTGAGTGTGCATACCGATGCCTACAGCGTCAGCCGTGCCTGCGCCACCAGCTTTCAGGCGGTAGCGAATGTGGCAGAAAGTCTGCTGGCGGGCACCATCTCTGCCGGTATTGCCGGTGGCGCGGACTCTTCGTCGGTGTTGCCGATTGGGGTCAGTAAAACGCTGGCCCGCGCGCTGGTGGATCTCAATAAAGCCCGCAGCTTCGGTCAAAAACTGCACATCCTGCGGCGTCTGCGTCCGCGTGATCTGCTGCCGGTCCCGCCCGCAGTGGCGGAGTATTCGACCGGCCTGCGCATGGGCGATACTGCGGAGCAGATGGCTAAGCGTCACGGCATCACGCGCGAAGCACAGGATGCGCTGGCGCTGCGATCCCATCAGCATGCCGCCAGGGCCTGGCAATCCGGGGTACTGAATCAGGAAGTCATGGCAGCCTTTGTACCGCCGTGGAAAAGCGCCATTGATCAGGACAATAACGTGCGGATGAACGCCAAAGCGGAGGATTACGCCCGACTGCGTCCGGCATTTGATCGCCAGCACGGCAGCGTCACCGCGGCCAACAGCACGCCTCTCACCGACGGCGCGGCGGCAGTGATTCTGATGCGCGAGGGCCGCGCCCGTGAACTGGGCATCAGGCCGCTGGGCTATCTGCGCAGCTACGCCTTTACCGCCATTGGTGTGCAGCAGGATATGCTGCTGGGCCCGGCTTACGCTTCACCACTGGCACTGGATCGCGCCGGCATAACCCTGGCCGATCTGACGCTGATCGATATGCATGAAGCATTTGCTGCCCAGATGCTGAGCAACCTGCACATGTTTCGCGACGAGCGCTTTGCCCGTGAGGTGCTGAATCGGCCACACGCGCTGGGCGAAGTGAATGAAGAGCGCTTTAACGTGCTGGGCGGATCGATCGCCTATGGTCATCCTTTTGCCGCCACGGGCGCGCGCATGATCACCCAGACGCTGAATGAATTACGCCGTCGCGGTGGCGGGTTAGGACTGGTAACAGCCTGCGCGGCGGGCGGCCTGGGTGCGGCAATGATTCTGGAGGCCGAATAA
- the fadJ gene encoding fatty acid oxidation complex subunit alpha FadJ, with product MEQNAFHLKMRLDHVGIITIDVPGEKMNTLKAEFAGQITAIIAEARRDPQLAGLVLISGKADNFIAGADISMIDRCQSAQEAEALAKQGQEVMAALDALPFPVVAAIHGACLGGGLELALACDARICSLDEKTRLGLPEVQLGLLPGSGGTQRLPRLIGVQQALPLILTGKSLRAKQARKLGVVDDAVPQAILLETAIARVKKGKVSGRTLPLRDRLLHGPVGRQALFTLATRQTAAKTQGNYPAANRIIEVVRIGLERGSRAGHDAEARAFGELAMTPESAALRGLFFATTAMKKERGGEAEPAAVKGVAILGGGLMGGGIASVTAINAGLPVRIKDISLEGVNHALKTSWDLLSKKVKRRQLTPAQRQQQMARITGGIDYQGFSQRDVVIEAVFEDLALKQQMVSEVEAHCQPHTLFASNTSSLPIEDIAAKAQRPENVIGLHYFSPVDKMPLVEVIPHLNTSTATVVTIVALARSQGKTPIVVADKPGFYVNRILTPYINEAMRCLLEGEPIDHIDRALVKAGFPVGPIQLLDEVGIDVGSKISPILHQAYGERFAAPAAFDAVLKDGRKGRKNSKGFYRYDQPRWQRKKPDTSLYTLLKVTPQARQSDAQIAERCMMMMLNEAARCLDEQVIRCARDGDIGAVFGIGFPPFLGGPFHYMDKLGAAEVVDRLTRLTQQHGDRFTPCEALVEAARE from the coding sequence ATGGAGCAGAATGCGTTTCACCTGAAGATGCGACTTGATCATGTTGGCATCATTACAATCGATGTCCCTGGCGAGAAGATGAACACCCTGAAAGCAGAATTTGCCGGGCAGATCACCGCCATCATTGCAGAGGCGCGACGCGATCCGCAGCTGGCAGGCCTGGTACTGATTTCGGGCAAAGCGGACAATTTTATCGCTGGCGCGGACATCAGCATGATCGATCGCTGTCAGAGCGCACAGGAAGCCGAAGCGCTGGCAAAACAGGGTCAGGAAGTGATGGCTGCGCTTGATGCGCTGCCATTCCCGGTAGTAGCCGCAATCCATGGTGCCTGCTTGGGCGGCGGGCTGGAGCTGGCGCTGGCCTGCGATGCGCGTATCTGCTCGCTGGATGAGAAAACCCGCCTGGGTTTGCCGGAGGTGCAACTCGGCTTACTGCCCGGCTCCGGAGGTACCCAGCGACTGCCTCGGTTAATTGGCGTGCAGCAGGCGCTGCCGCTGATTCTGACCGGCAAGTCGTTGCGGGCGAAACAGGCCCGTAAGCTGGGGGTGGTTGATGATGCGGTGCCGCAGGCGATTCTGCTGGAGACGGCTATCGCGCGGGTGAAAAAGGGCAAGGTCAGTGGGCGCACGCTGCCGCTGCGCGACCGTCTGCTGCACGGGCCGGTTGGCCGTCAGGCACTATTTACACTCGCAACCCGCCAGACTGCAGCCAAAACCCAGGGTAACTATCCGGCGGCAAACCGCATTATTGAGGTGGTGCGCATCGGGCTGGAGAGGGGCAGCCGGGCCGGACATGATGCTGAAGCGCGTGCCTTCGGTGAGCTGGCAATGACGCCGGAATCTGCGGCGCTGCGCGGACTCTTTTTCGCGACCACGGCCATGAAGAAGGAGCGGGGCGGTGAGGCGGAACCCGCTGCGGTGAAGGGTGTCGCGATTCTCGGCGGCGGTCTCATGGGCGGTGGCATCGCCAGCGTCACCGCAATCAACGCCGGATTACCGGTACGCATCAAAGATATCAGCCTGGAAGGCGTTAACCATGCGCTGAAAACCAGCTGGGATCTGCTGAGCAAAAAGGTCAAACGACGCCAGCTTACTCCGGCACAGCGTCAGCAGCAGATGGCTCGTATCACGGGCGGCATCGATTACCAGGGGTTCTCGCAGCGCGATGTGGTGATCGAAGCCGTGTTCGAAGATTTAGCACTCAAGCAGCAGATGGTCAGCGAAGTGGAAGCCCACTGTCAGCCGCATACGCTGTTTGCTTCTAACACCTCGTCGCTGCCGATTGAAGATATTGCCGCCAAAGCACAGCGTCCGGAAAACGTCATCGGCCTGCACTACTTCAGCCCGGTCGATAAAATGCCGCTGGTGGAAGTGATTCCCCATCTGAACACCTCCACCGCAACGGTAGTGACCATTGTGGCGCTGGCGCGCAGCCAGGGCAAAACGCCGATAGTGGTAGCGGACAAGCCGGGTTTCTATGTTAATCGCATCCTGACGCCCTATATAAATGAAGCGATGCGTTGCCTGCTGGAGGGCGAGCCGATTGACCATATCGATCGGGCGCTGGTGAAGGCTGGTTTTCCGGTCGGTCCGATTCAGCTGCTCGATGAGGTTGGCATCGACGTCGGCAGCAAAATCAGTCCCATCCTGCATCAGGCTTATGGTGAACGCTTTGCCGCACCCGCTGCTTTTGACGCGGTGCTTAAAGATGGCCGCAAGGGACGTAAAAACAGCAAAGGCTTTTATCGTTATGACCAGCCGCGCTGGCAGCGTAAAAAGCCGGACACCTCGCTGTATACGTTGCTGAAAGTCACGCCGCAGGCAAGACAGAGTGACGCGCAGATTGCAGAACGCTGCATGATGATGATGCTGAATGAGGCGGCCCGCTGCCTTGATGAGCAGGTCATTCGCTGTGCCCGCGATGGCGATATCGGTGCTGTGTTTGGTATCGGCTTTCCGCCTTTCCTGGGGGGTCCGTTCCACTACATGGACAAACTGGGTGCGGCGGAGGTGGTCGACCGCTTAACCCGCCTTACGCAGCAGCATGGCGATCGATTTACGCCCTGCGAAGCACTGGTTGAAGCGGCCAGAGAATAG
- the sixA gene encoding phosphohistidine phosphatase SixA gives MQVFIMRHGDAALEAASDSVRPLTLCGCNESRQMANWLNSQTPDIERVLVSPYLRAQQTLATVREAFPLPENQDVLPELTPGGDPEMVGCYLQTLANEGVKSALVISHLPLVGYLVSELCPQEAPPMFATSAIACVEFDPAQHAGKLLWQVSPKKLAKAI, from the coding sequence ATGCAAGTTTTTATCATGCGTCACGGCGATGCGGCTCTGGAAGCAGCCAGTGATTCAGTCAGGCCTTTAACCTTATGTGGCTGCAATGAATCACGCCAGATGGCCAACTGGCTCAACAGCCAGACGCCAGACATTGAGCGTGTCCTGGTGAGTCCCTATTTACGCGCGCAGCAAACCCTCGCGACCGTGCGTGAAGCTTTTCCCCTGCCGGAAAACCAGGATGTTCTGCCGGAGTTAACGCCGGGCGGCGATCCGGAAATGGTCGGGTGCTATCTGCAGACCCTCGCAAACGAAGGTGTGAAATCGGCGCTGGTGATCTCTCATTTACCATTGGTGGGGTATTTAGTCTCTGAACTGTGCCCGCAGGAAGCCCCCCCCATGTTTGCCACTTCCGCTATTGCCTGCGTGGAATTCGATCCCGCGCAGCATGCCGGTAAACTACTGTGGCAGGTCAGTCCCAAAAAGCTGGCGAAAGCGATCTGA